In Syntrophorhabdus sp., the genomic stretch CGACCTGCCTACTTCTCTCTTCTCACCGGTTGGGCTACGAAATGGCGGACTGTGACGGATTCGCCTTCCTTCTGACAGGAGCGGACCGTGTCGACGATGCCACCATCGGAGACCGTGAAACGTTCCTGTTGCCGCATGTACTCGGCCCAGGATTGGACGATGAAGGACTCGATGAAGCGGTAGTCCGAGCCTGCTTGCCTGAAGAGGTTCCAGCGGAAGGCGCCGTCGCGCATCCGTATTGTTTTCAGAGAGCCCATGGCGGCAAGAAAAGCATTGAGATGGTTCGGGTCGATGGAGTACTCGGCAACGACGAGGATCGGGCCCCCGTGTATGTCCGATTCCATCTCGGACGGAAACTGCGGCCAGTATTCCGATGGCGTAAGGTCCACCCCGTGCGGCTCCGAAAGGCCTCTTTGGACCGTAACGAGAAGCCCCGCTGCCGTCGCGAGGGAGGTGAAGACAAGGGTCTCGGTGATACCGATCCAGGACGCCAGGAATCCCCAGAGGGTGCTGCCGATGGCAAAGGGACCGAAGAAGACGAGCATGAATACGGACATGACGCGGCCCCTTACCCAGGAAGGAATGATGGAGAGGATCGCCGTGTTGTAGGTGGAGATGAGCGCAAGCCACGCGATGCCGCCGGCCAGAAGGGCGGCGCCCGTGAGATGGAATGTCCCCGAAAAGGAAAGAACGCCGATCGAGGCGGCAAAGAGAAGGGTGGCGGCGTTGGCCAGGGACTTGAATTTCAGCATCTGGCCGGCGCGGGGAAGAAGGAGGGCCCCAAGGAGGCCCCCTATACCGAAGAAGCAGAGGAGCAGACCGAAGCCTGAAGGCTTAAGGTCGAGACGGACACGGGCTATTATGGGGAGAAAGGTCCACAGAGAACTCCCGAAAAAGGAAAAGATGCCCATGCGCAGGAGCACCGTCTTGACCTGGGGAACGTTCCTCACGTACCGGACCCCGGTCCGTATGGCCCCCGAGAAGCGTTCCGCCGGCAGAGTCTGTTCCCGAGGTCCGTACCTCCAGCGCAGCAGGGCGAAGATCACTCCCATGAATGACAGCGCGTTGACGAAGAAGACGGAGGCGGGACCCAGGAGGGCTAGAAGGAGGCCCCCCAGGACCGGGCCGGCGACACGCGCGACGTTGAAGGCGACCGAACCCAGGGTGACGGCCGACTGGAGATGCTCGCGCGAGACGAGTTCGGGGATGATCGATTGCCAGGTGGGGGCATTGACGGCTGCCGCCACCCCGAGGGCGAAGGTGAGGACGAGGATCGTAACGGGAGTTACGACCCGGGCCAACGTCAGGACAGCGAGGACCAGGGCGGCACAGAGCATGACGAACTGCGCGGCGACCAGCAGTTTCCGCCTGTTGATTATGTCGGCAAGGGCGCCGGCTGGCAGGGCAAGGAGAAAGAACGGGAGGGTCATGGAAGTCTGCAGCATGG encodes the following:
- a CDS encoding MFS transporter; the protein is MADNIQQKNIWSALKEPFFRTLWIANMVSLVGSWMHETGTAWLMTSMTVSPFMVAMLQTSMTLPFFLLALPAGALADIINRRKLLVAAQFVMLCAALVLAVLTLARVVTPVTILVLTFALGVAAAVNAPTWQSIIPELVSREHLQSAVTLGSVAFNVARVAGPVLGGLLLALLGPASVFFVNALSFMGVIFALLRWRYGPREQTLPAERFSGAIRTGVRYVRNVPQVKTVLLRMGIFSFFGSSLWTFLPIIARVRLDLKPSGFGLLLCFFGIGGLLGALLLPRAGQMLKFKSLANAATLLFAASIGVLSFSGTFHLTGAALLAGGIAWLALISTYNTAILSIIPSWVRGRVMSVFMLVFFGPFAIGSTLWGFLASWIGITETLVFTSLATAAGLLVTVQRGLSEPHGVDLTPSEYWPQFPSEMESDIHGGPILVVAEYSIDPNHLNAFLAAMGSLKTIRMRDGAFRWNLFRQAGSDYRFIESFIVQSWAEYMRQQERFTVSDGGIVDTVRSCQKEGESVTVRHFVAQPVRREK